CAGATTGCAAAGAACAACCAGCAAATAAGTACCATCAATAATAACATTGGTATTGCCGGTGGTTTGCCTTTGGTAACAGGTTCTATTACTGATAACGAGCAGGTAAGTAATATCAACCAGGAATATTCAAATCCTGCGAATAATACAAAGAGAGATAATGCCGCCTCCAACACACTTAGTGCAGGCGTTACCGGTAGCATACTTTTATATAATGGTTTACGTGTGGTTGCTACCAAGCATCAACTGGAGGTATTGGAACAAATAGACAAGCAAAAATTAACTTCTGCAGTACAGGATATTATATCTTCCGTAATGTTGAAGTATTATGATATTGTACGACAAAAAAGTTATTGGCAAACCTTGCAGCAATCAATCGTTGTATCGAAGCAAAAGCTTGATATTATTGAATTGCAACGCAAAGTTGGTATGGCAAATGATGCAGACTTATGGCAGGCGCAATTAGATCTGAATGGCCAGATACAGGCAAGTAAATCACAGGAGTTGATAATTGAACAGGACAAAACAGACTTACTTACTTTTCTTACGTTAAATCCTGATTCTGTTATCGACATAAAAGATACCATTACAGTTGATAAAAACGTTACGCTGGATAGCGTATTGGCACAACTACAAAACAATGCAGATGTTCGTGCAGCCGACTTGCAAATACAAGCCAATCGCTGGATAGAAAAAGAAACGGCAGCACAACGTTATCCTTCTATC
The Ferruginibacter albus DNA segment above includes these coding regions:
- a CDS encoding TolC family protein is translated as MKKQVITITIFMALMPSCFAQDMSLQDAINIALKNSFDIQIAKNNQQISTINNNIGIAGGLPLVTGSITDNEQVSNINQEYSNPANNTKRDNAASNTLSAGVTGSILLYNGLRVVATKHQLEVLEQIDKQKLTSAVQDIISSVMLKYYDIVRQKSYWQTLQQSIVVSKQKLDIIELQRKVGMANDADLWQAQLDLNGQIQASKSQELIIEQDKTDLLTFLTLNPDSVIDIKDTITVDKNVTLDSVLAQLQNNADVRAADLQIQANRWIEKETAAQRYPSIRLNAGYNFGRTQNASGFSLLNQSYGPFVGVSIGIPIYNGSIYKREEEVAKINTQNAALQKDILLRDYKSDAVKTWQAYTNTLEQLETETQNNKLSAQLLDLIIKKFQLKQATIIDVKQAQQSFEESGYRLVNLSYAAKSSEIELKRLLNQLSF